A window of Branchiostoma floridae strain S238N-H82 chromosome 9, Bfl_VNyyK, whole genome shotgun sequence genomic DNA:
AGTGTGCACAATTATTTCTCATTGATTTCCACAAGCATTGTTATTGCAGCATAACCATCAATATAAAGGGTTTTGTATTATATTTTTGATTTCTTTCAGACTACTGACATTCCACGAAGCCATGGCACGGCTTATAGCATCTCTAGCAGCCAAAACATCAATACGTAAAATTACAGAAACGCAATTGAAATCTTGTGCTTGATTTCACAAAATCACCTCCTTACATGCAGACGGCATGATTACAGGTCGCCTATCGATAATCCATTACAAAaggtaactagtgtgagaacTGCTTTGCACAACTACATTCGCCTCACCTGTTACTGCGGATATTTCAAAGTTGTGGTCCCATTGTATACACTGTTGTACTCCAGGGCAGATAGCTCTTCGGAGTGAAAAACCTAGAATCGTTACTACTAAAATCTGTTGATGAATTTTATGACAAAGCAAGTCTTTAAATAGCATTACCTGTCCTTTCTGACATTAGAATGATCATAGCAGATGATGACAAGTTAAGTCTTATCAAATATATAAAACATACGTCAACAAAAAAATAGCACCGAGATAAGATTCTTACATTCAACGTTGGACGGTTGACTTTTTCACTAAAAACTCGCTTTCACTGAACGGTAGTTGCAGTTATATCCACAACGACAATTTCGAATTTCACTGTGATTGGTTGTCTGTAAACTTCCCCGTGACTGTGGGCAAAATCACTCAGCCATAGTATCCAGACCCGAGGTCCTACAAGTAAGCAAAGAACGGAACTCTGTAAGTATCGTTGGACATCAAAAGTTTACACCGAAATGTACTGCTCATTTCATGCTTGTCTGCAACatcttaaaaacaacaaaaggaaTAAAAGGTTTAAAAATTCAGCATAAAACTTACAGGGGGTCCTGGTCTTCCCGCGGGAACACGGCTTGGTCTTCGTACTCTTCCTCCCCGAATGCAAACTCCATAATGCCGTACGCCCATGCCAAATGAGTAGAATGTATCGCAGTAGCTGTTATCATAGTCGTCGCAGTCTTGATCCCGGTAGCAGTACTGAAACTGTCAAACAGACGATATACGTAAGACCTGACAGCAAATGATATAGATGGTTCTTGAAAATTGACAAATAGTGTAAAGGATATAAAATGAACATGCTTTATTATAGAAAATCCTTACCCGACATAGCCCATAGTCTTGGAACAAGAATGAATGTTTGTCACAGACTTTTGCTGCATCACAATCACTGTCACTGTAGCAATAGGGCTGGTGGGGACCAAGAAACACAAACAAGTTTATCAATAAAATAAAGATATTGGGATGATTTACATGTTTTTGGCCTGGATATAGAACACTTGAAATATATATTTAACTTTCTGTTTACTGAAGGCAAACGCCTCGGTAGACGAGACGTCAGAGCATGAGTGAGGGCAGGATAGGAATGCTTTAATCTTTAATCCTCAAACATACAGGGACCTGGTTGTCGTCTTCATGTTGAAAGGCCTACAGAtcagaaaatgaaaacattgcGAATATGCCTACATCTTGAGTCGTCTAGGTGAAGAAGAAAATACCTACCGATCTTGGCGACCTTTTACATAGTCCATAGTTGGTGTCCCTGTAGTAGTCGCAGTAGGTATTGCCGTCGCAGTCCGCATGGCTGTAGCAGTACCGAGGCTGATAGGAAAATTAAATCATTGATAGATCAATCAACCACATAAATGGAGATAATGCAATAACATAAAAAGAATATTTCTCTTTGCATGCTACAGTGCTTTCTAATCAATACATCAAATTATACCAACTTGGCTTAACGTCAGTGACTGACAATTAGTTAGAAAGAGGATCCCTTTGAAAGCCATTTATCAAGTTTTCAAGACAACTGTTCTCAGTAACGTCAGCAAATCTTACCCTGCAGATTCCTCCACCAAAGTAGAATCTTCCATATGTTATTGTGTCGCAAAATGTAGATGGGCCACAATCATTGTCCGAGTAGCAATAGGTCCTCTGAAAACCAGCAAAGTAATTTGATGTAAACGACGTTGAATGATGAGCGTGCAACCTGTAACATCTGAACCTAAGGAAAACTCAGAAAGCTACAATTAGAGCTAAGGTCTAAGAAATTTAATCAAATTGGAATGGAAGGAAATGATCGTCAAACTctaaatgaaaatgtttttgtatgaGGTGCGCTAGGGGTATTGCTGGGGTAAATAGCAAACCCTTAGTCTGGTTGGGCGGTCACTGTTCCGAACACACGTTCCGTACTGGCCGAAGATCTGGGCGTCACAGTAGCTGTATGCGTCACAATCGACGTCGCTGTAACAGTATCGGGCAGCCTGGCAGAAAACATAGTACAAAGCGAGTGAAACGGAAGCAGGGTTAGTGCTTGCAAAGTCACATTGTGTCGTTAGAAAGCTTCTATGTCGAATAAAAGCTGAGCATGGAGAGTGTTAggttgcttgcttgtttgttcaGCGTACATTCTGGTCGCTAAGCGCTGAATTCTAGTGGAAAACATCGGATCGCACAAATAATAGAGACGAAAATTGACTGATACTCACTTGAGGTGATAGCTGTTCCGAAGCACCACCGCGAGGCTACCGCGTCACTGCGCTAAATCGGCCATCTTTTCCAGGAGGACCCGGATGTAGGACCCGGATGTTCTTACCACAAAACTTCGTTTCCGAGGCTACGTCATCGAACGGGGCGAGGAGCTGTAACGCTGTGCCTTACACAGATGTAGTTGAGTGTAAAAAGAAATCTTTGGAGAGGACTCCGCCGAAACCTGCAGCTATGTCCGCCATATTGTGGTGCAAGGTGAGGAGGAATGTGACCTGAAAGCAGCTGCCAGGTTTGCGGTCCCTTCCAAAACGCGACATCACAGCAAACATGCGGTTGAGCTTCGGTACAGCCATAACCTTAAGTGATTGCTAGATGTTAAGTTCTAGCATGAGAAGTAAATAGTCTACGATCCGTACCTCCAATGGTATGTTCTTCAAGCAGAGGCACTGGCCTAGTCAAACTCAGCTTGAGAACAGATTTTGTAATATGATATCTATGCACATATCTTGTAACACTGAAAACTGGGTCATGGAAGGTTTTTTTCCTGCTCTAACAAGGGCAAGTTTAAAACAAGTTAAGAAAATCTTTATCATGACAATTtccttatttttcttttaatctttttttgGGATATCACCCTCTTCTCCCCATCGTTCATGTATAATCAATACACATTATAGGTGCCAATATGGCGGACATGCTTGTATTTTTCTGCACTGATTCATTTACTTTTACTTCGTATCACTTGCTGTTCTTTCAGACGTAAAACTTTATCGTTAGATTCCATTTCGGTTAACGTAATCAATCATGAAATACATACCAGTTTATAAAACTATAAAAGatataatagttttttttttttcattttgaagaAATACAACAGCAAACTTGGACAATTAAAAGCAACAGATGCTGCATTCAATGACAATGTACATCTATCTTTCAGATGTGTGGCTGGAAGACGTCTTACCGACACAAGCTGTGCCGATCCCACCACAACAGCCGTCAGGAACAACAGTAATCCGCAGGTCCCcatgcttcttcttcttcttctggaaGGAACGATAAGAAATAAAGCAATGTTGTTATAATGAATTATGAATTGTCAAATCGGAGAGGATTCTGAGCGGCTGACCCACGAGTATGATTAATGAACTTGCGCAGGAGATCTACATTCTCGGAGATGATTTCTGTGTGCTCGCCAGTTGCGTTTTCGACAGTCGCCAGACGGTCAGAACCCTATCTTGCACCCCCAAAAATGTCACTGTTTGCACTTCACATGGAACCGATGTCTCTGAGCCCGCGACCTTGTCAGAGTCGAGCTTGAGGATAAAATTAATCGGTCTCCACTCGACACATCCTTCATGTCAGACCAAAGCAGACGATTTGGTAGACAATCGTCGGCGCAACGACAGCGCAACGACAGCTTCGATGATGATGTTGGTAAGGGGTCTTAAGGGATTGTAAGAATCGTTGCTACGTGTTGACTTTTGTCTCCAGGTGCACAACTAACTCTTTCTTTCATATACGGTAAGAAATTGTCACCAAACCTTTGAATCTTATGGTCCAAGACGGCGATATGGCGCGACAATGCATGTCGATATGGCATTTGGCATGGATTTGCAGAGAAATTTTGGCATCTCCGAAACTTACACTGTCTGcctaaaatacattttacaccgCCTCGCGAACCAGTGGAAGCTGCCAGCTCACAAGTTTATTTTGCGTACCTACCATTTTTCATCGGGTCACTACAAGATGATGATCCAAAAtattttataattaaatgcaTAATGCTGCTTCTGCTTGGTAACATTGATGACGCCTCATTTAGTACATAAGTAAATCAACTCCGACATAAACTATGTTGGATGGCATCCTGGCTAGCAACTAGAGACTATAGGACATTAGGACGTTCATGTGGTGTCATTACAGCAAAAATAAACGTAAGAAACAAAAGCTGGAGCGTTGATCCCTGAACACTTGGTAGGATACGAGTTGAAGAAGCATGGCGGTTCTAAACGTGACATCTACTTTATTCTGTAACCCGGAGTAAAAGAGACGCCTGGGTTAACATTTACAGTCATCTTTTCTGATATCTTGAAACAACCGCTGG
This region includes:
- the LOC118423482 gene encoding uncharacterized protein LOC118423482, translated to MEDSTLVEESAGLGTATAMRTATAIPTATTTGTPTMDYVKGRQDRPIATVTVIVMQQKSVTNIHSCSKTMGYVGFSTATGIKTATTMITATAIHSTHLAWAYGIMEFAFGEEEYEDQAVFPREDQDPLTSGLDTMAE